A stretch of Jatrophihabitans sp. DNA encodes these proteins:
- a CDS encoding MMPL family transporter encodes MVLVLTLGFVAFSGVWGIGVFDALSDDSSLDNPASESQRINERVLAEVGPQHTDFIALYSSDTLSVEDPQFRGAVEAVATRLQASPAVAEVNSYYSTGSPSMVSTDKRQTYLAIRLSSEASDDDETEIRDNLAATGLRTQVGGQTAVDLDIDGQIPSDIARAEMIAMPILLLLLLVVFGSVVAALMPVLIGAVAVLGAFALVRVITMFTDVSIFSINIITILGLGLAVDYGLFIVSRFRDELDANASVEQALARTMATAGRTVVVSGVLVMLALSSLMIFPQVLLRSMGLGGAAAVLVAMVASLTVLPALLAVLGHRVNALRLPWARKRGVASVTGAVAAGAGRALQDGRWARIAGQVMRRPVLYLIGVVALLAVLTMPFLGIRFGGIDERMLPPGTESQVVSARLAADFPNGTIRPIRVLISSAAPEAAAAFRQQVDSVPGVTDIAVAAQQGGSTLLTVSYAGDASSEPARQIVSSIRDLPAPPGAQVMVGGSTASVMDQLDSLTERLPWMALLVALITFVVLTVAFGSVVVPLKAIVMNVVSLGAAFGAVTWIFQDGHLSGLFNFIPTGYVESSQPILMVAILFGLSMDYEVFLLSRVRENWDELGDNTEAVKSGVQHTGWLISTAAVLLCVVVGSFATSGITFIKMIGVGMVVALLVDATLVRLILVPATMRLLGRYNWWAPSFVQALYGRYGVKETLPPQEATEPTARPESDLALHRH; translated from the coding sequence TTGGTACTGGTCCTGACACTGGGTTTCGTCGCATTCTCAGGGGTCTGGGGCATCGGGGTGTTCGACGCGCTGTCCGACGACTCCAGCCTGGACAACCCGGCAAGTGAGTCCCAGCGCATCAATGAGCGGGTGCTGGCCGAGGTCGGACCGCAGCACACCGACTTCATCGCGCTCTACTCCAGTGACACCCTGTCGGTCGAGGATCCGCAATTCCGCGGCGCGGTAGAGGCGGTCGCGACCCGGCTGCAGGCCTCGCCGGCGGTGGCCGAGGTGAACTCCTACTACAGCACCGGCTCGCCTTCGATGGTGTCGACCGACAAGCGCCAGACCTACCTGGCGATCCGGTTGTCATCCGAGGCCTCCGACGATGACGAGACGGAGATCCGCGACAATCTCGCGGCCACCGGTCTGCGCACCCAGGTGGGCGGCCAGACCGCCGTCGACCTCGACATCGACGGCCAGATCCCCAGTGACATCGCGCGGGCCGAGATGATCGCGATGCCGATCCTGCTGCTGCTGCTGCTCGTAGTCTTCGGCAGCGTGGTCGCGGCTCTGATGCCGGTGCTGATCGGCGCCGTCGCGGTGCTCGGCGCGTTCGCGCTGGTCCGGGTGATCACCATGTTCACCGATGTGTCGATCTTCTCGATCAACATCATCACCATCCTGGGCCTGGGACTGGCCGTGGATTACGGGCTTTTCATAGTCAGCCGGTTCCGCGACGAGCTGGACGCCAACGCGAGCGTCGAGCAGGCCCTGGCCCGCACGATGGCCACTGCCGGGCGGACCGTGGTGGTCTCCGGCGTGCTGGTGATGCTGGCGCTGTCCAGCCTGATGATCTTTCCGCAGGTGTTGCTGCGCTCGATGGGCCTGGGCGGCGCGGCCGCCGTCCTGGTGGCGATGGTGGCCAGCCTGACGGTGCTGCCGGCGCTGCTGGCGGTGCTCGGCCACCGGGTCAACGCGCTCAGGTTGCCCTGGGCGCGCAAGCGGGGGGTTGCGAGCGTGACCGGAGCGGTCGCGGCCGGCGCCGGCCGCGCGCTGCAAGACGGCCGGTGGGCCCGGATCGCCGGACAGGTGATGCGCCGGCCGGTGCTCTACCTGATCGGCGTGGTCGCCTTGCTGGCCGTGTTGACCATGCCGTTCCTGGGCATCCGCTTCGGCGGCATCGACGAGCGGATGCTGCCGCCCGGCACCGAGAGCCAGGTGGTGTCGGCCCGGCTGGCCGCCGACTTCCCGAACGGCACCATCCGGCCCATCCGGGTGCTGATCAGCTCTGCCGCGCCGGAAGCGGCGGCGGCCTTCAGGCAGCAGGTCGATAGCGTCCCCGGGGTCACCGACATCGCGGTGGCGGCGCAGCAGGGTGGGTCCACCTTGTTGACGGTCAGCTATGCCGGTGACGCCAGCAGCGAACCCGCGCGCCAGATCGTCTCCTCGATCCGTGACCTGCCGGCGCCGCCGGGCGCGCAGGTGATGGTGGGCGGGTCCACCGCGAGCGTGATGGACCAGCTCGACTCGCTGACCGAACGGCTGCCGTGGATGGCGTTGCTGGTCGCCCTGATCACCTTCGTGGTGCTGACAGTGGCGTTCGGCTCGGTGGTGGTCCCGCTCAAGGCCATCGTGATGAACGTGGTGTCGCTGGGCGCGGCTTTCGGCGCGGTGACCTGGATCTTCCAGGACGGCCACCTGTCCGGGCTGTTCAACTTCATCCCGACCGGATACGTCGAGTCCAGCCAGCCGATCCTGATGGTGGCGATCCTGTTCGGATTGTCCATGGACTACGAGGTGTTCCTGCTCTCCCGGGTCCGCGAGAACTGGGATGAGCTCGGCGACAACACCGAGGCGGTGAAGAGCGGGGTGCAGCACACCGGCTGGCTGATCTCCACCGCCGCCGTGCTCCTGTGCGTGGTGGTCGGCAGCTTCGCGACCTCGGGCATCACCTTCATCAAGATGATCGGCGTCGGGATGGTCGTGGCGCTGCTGGTCGACGCCACGCTGGTGCGGCTGATACTGGTGCCGGCCACCATGCGCCTGTTGGGCCGGTACAACTGGTGGGCGCCGTCGTTCGTGCAGGCGCTCTACGGCCGGTACGGCGTCAAGGAGACCCTGCCGCCGCAGGAGGCGACCGAGCCGACGGCACGCCCGGAGTCAGACCTGGCGTTGCACCGACACTGA
- a CDS encoding alpha/beta fold hydrolase translates to MTRAAQQTSRWLPLHAFPDLGGLPLFCLPHAGGGASAYRAWLGRLPGVDVLPVQPPGREARLRDAPYEQMAPLAADLAGVITEAAAGRPFAVYGHSLGALVAFETLREIRRRGGEQPVQLFVSGCVAPHCPIEDGPPVTGMTQPQLVQMLRQLGGTPDWLLADPEVLQMILPAVRADFSVKETYSYQPEPPLDVPVTVLSSTADPRAPHEWQQRWHEQTSAGFALHTLPGGHFAVFERSEVALGHVAGALRGWL, encoded by the coding sequence GTGACCCGGGCCGCCCAGCAGACCAGCCGCTGGCTGCCCTTGCACGCCTTTCCTGATCTCGGTGGCCTGCCGCTGTTCTGCCTTCCGCACGCCGGTGGCGGCGCCTCGGCGTACCGGGCCTGGCTGGGCCGGTTGCCCGGCGTCGACGTGCTGCCGGTGCAGCCGCCCGGGCGGGAGGCGCGGCTGCGGGATGCTCCCTACGAGCAGATGGCGCCGCTGGCCGCCGACCTGGCCGGCGTGATCACCGAGGCCGCGGCCGGCCGCCCGTTCGCCGTCTACGGCCACAGCCTCGGCGCGCTGGTGGCGTTCGAGACGCTGCGCGAGATCCGGCGGCGGGGCGGCGAGCAGCCGGTCCAGCTGTTCGTCTCCGGCTGCGTCGCGCCGCATTGCCCGATCGAGGACGGTCCACCGGTGACGGGGATGACCCAGCCGCAGCTGGTGCAGATGCTGCGCCAGCTCGGCGGCACCCCGGATTGGCTGCTCGCCGATCCCGAGGTGCTGCAGATGATCCTGCCCGCGGTCCGGGCCGATTTCAGCGTGAAAGAGACCTACTCCTACCAGCCGGAGCCCCCGCTGGACGTGCCGGTGACCGTGCTGTCCAGCACCGCGGACCCCCGCGCGCCGCACGAGTGGCAGCAGCGGTGGCACGAGCAGACCAGCGCCGGCTTCGCCCTGCACACCCTGCCGGGCGGCCATTTCGCGGTCTTCGAGCGCTCCGAGGTGGCCCTGGGCCACGTCGCCGGGGCGTTGCGCGGCTGGTTGTAG
- a CDS encoding 3-hydroxyacyl-CoA dehydrogenase NAD-binding domain-containing protein, with translation MSVVGVIGAGVMGVGVAQALAQTGHDVVLVDTSEQILADALATIRRNCRMSRLLGGPAIDADQVLARISTGVGADAVAKADLVIENVPEDWAIKREVFAELDAACGPDTVFIVNTSAIPIAKVATVTSRPDKVIGVHFMNPVPMKPTVEMIPGFHTSAETIERTRSLLAAMGKKAVDVKDSCGFISNRLSHVFMNEAAYLVYEGVATAEAVDEVFRSCFGHPMGPLETADLIGVDTVLYSVEVLYQHYADSKYRPCPLLRQMTDAGLHGRKSGRGFYDYAGSTDVPARTAG, from the coding sequence ATGAGTGTGGTCGGAGTTATCGGAGCGGGAGTGATGGGTGTCGGGGTCGCGCAGGCCCTGGCGCAGACCGGGCACGACGTGGTCCTGGTCGACACCAGCGAGCAGATCCTCGCCGACGCGCTGGCTACCATCCGGCGCAACTGCCGGATGAGCCGGCTGCTGGGCGGTCCGGCGATCGACGCCGATCAGGTGCTGGCCAGGATCAGCACGGGGGTGGGCGCCGACGCGGTCGCCAAGGCCGACCTGGTCATCGAGAACGTCCCCGAGGACTGGGCGATCAAGCGCGAGGTGTTCGCCGAGCTGGACGCCGCGTGCGGCCCGGACACCGTCTTCATCGTCAATACCTCGGCGATCCCGATCGCCAAGGTCGCGACCGTCACGAGCCGTCCGGACAAGGTCATCGGGGTGCACTTCATGAACCCGGTGCCGATGAAGCCGACGGTGGAGATGATCCCGGGGTTCCACACCTCGGCCGAGACCATCGAGCGCACCCGGAGCCTGCTCGCCGCCATGGGCAAGAAGGCGGTCGACGTCAAGGACTCCTGCGGGTTCATCTCCAACCGGCTCTCGCACGTGTTCATGAACGAGGCCGCGTACCTGGTGTATGAGGGCGTGGCCACCGCGGAGGCCGTGGACGAGGTGTTCCGCAGTTGCTTCGGGCACCCGATGGGGCCGCTGGAGACGGCGGACCTGATCGGCGTGGACACCGTCCTCTACAGCGTCGAGGTGCTCTACCAGCACTACGCCGACAGCAAGTACCGGCCCTGTCCGCTGCTGCGTCAGATGACCGACGCCGGGCTGCACGGCCGCAAGTCCGGTCGCGGCTTCTACGACTACGCCGGATCCACCGACGTGCCGGCCCGCACGGCCGGCTGA
- a CDS encoding acyl carrier protein: protein MSEHTNAQILGFLHSRFPQVEIGEDEDIFQIGFVNSLFAMELVMFVEKTFSVTVPNDELRIDNFRTVTSMSELVHRLSSQPVEV, encoded by the coding sequence ATGTCAGAACACACGAATGCCCAGATTCTCGGTTTCCTGCACAGCCGCTTTCCGCAGGTGGAGATCGGCGAGGACGAGGACATCTTCCAGATCGGGTTCGTGAACTCGCTGTTCGCGATGGAGCTGGTGATGTTCGTGGAGAAGACCTTCTCCGTCACCGTTCCCAACGACGAGCTGCGGATCGACAACTTCCGCACCGTCACCTCGATGTCGGAGCTGGTGCACAGGCTCTCATCCCAACCCGTTGAGGTGTGA
- a CDS encoding DUF1707 domain-containing protein has translation MDQSPEPRPAGGVRASDSDRQAVVDQLRTAVDEGRLGLVEWNERVAQAYQARTYAELAEVAADLPAAKRPAPPPAPAPRLSDTSAGFIRDLPIALKVLWTIWLSAVLINVVIWAMVSAAGDLKYFWPAWVAGPSGAALLGVSIGVTVIGRNRRTAAAQRRDSAARRRR, from the coding sequence ATGGACCAGTCACCTGAGCCCCGTCCGGCCGGCGGCGTGCGTGCCTCGGACAGCGATCGGCAGGCAGTCGTCGATCAGCTCAGAACCGCCGTCGACGAGGGCCGGCTCGGGCTGGTCGAGTGGAACGAGCGGGTGGCCCAGGCCTACCAGGCGCGCACCTACGCCGAGCTTGCCGAGGTGGCCGCCGACCTGCCGGCCGCCAAGCGGCCCGCGCCGCCACCCGCGCCCGCGCCGCGGTTGTCCGACACGTCCGCCGGCTTCATCCGGGATCTGCCCATCGCCCTCAAGGTGCTCTGGACGATCTGGTTGAGCGCGGTCCTGATCAACGTGGTGATCTGGGCCATGGTCAGCGCGGCCGGGGACCTGAAGTACTTCTGGCCCGCCTGGGTGGCCGGCCCCAGCGGCGCCGCGCTGCTCGGAGTCTCGATCGGGGTGACGGTGATCGGGCGGAACCGCCGCACGGCGGCCGCCCAGCGGCGCGACTCAGCGGCCCGCCGCCGGCGCTGA
- a CDS encoding ABC transporter ATP-binding protein yields the protein MTALDGFSLQVASGEIVGLVGHNGAGKTTFVEIASGLVRQDSGTLTINGRLPAQARGQVGVTPQHIGLYPSITVREHLDLFGRLAGLRREALTNAIDELAVALRLTEIMDRRTGVLSGGQQRRTQAATALIHRPSVLLLDEPTAGADQETRQAMLDVVKQRAGEGAAVVYTTHYLPELTELQATIAVIRAGRIVARGSYDELVRGLPGEVRVIFEDEEDLRVSTTEPTVTLIELLSSTDRPISAVELRNASLDDVYRSLAVNNAS from the coding sequence GTGACCGCGCTCGACGGGTTCAGCTTGCAGGTGGCCTCGGGCGAGATCGTCGGGCTCGTGGGCCACAATGGCGCGGGCAAGACCACTTTCGTGGAGATCGCCTCGGGCCTGGTCCGTCAGGACAGCGGCACGCTGACCATCAACGGCAGGCTGCCGGCGCAGGCCCGCGGCCAGGTCGGGGTGACACCGCAGCACATCGGCCTGTACCCCTCGATCACCGTGCGCGAGCACCTTGACCTCTTCGGCCGGCTCGCCGGCCTGCGCCGCGAGGCGCTCACCAACGCCATCGACGAGCTCGCGGTCGCGCTGCGGCTGACCGAGATCATGGACCGGCGCACCGGCGTGCTGTCCGGTGGTCAGCAGCGCCGTACCCAGGCCGCCACCGCCCTGATCCACCGGCCCTCGGTGTTGCTGCTGGACGAGCCGACCGCGGGCGCGGATCAGGAGACCCGGCAGGCGATGCTCGATGTCGTCAAGCAGCGGGCCGGTGAGGGCGCCGCGGTGGTCTACACCACCCACTACCTGCCCGAACTCACCGAGCTGCAGGCCACCATCGCCGTCATCCGCGCCGGGCGCATCGTCGCCAGGGGCAGTTATGACGAGCTGGTCCGGGGACTCCCGGGCGAGGTACGGGTGATCTTCGAGGACGAGGAGGACCTGCGGGTCTCCACCACCGAGCCGACCGTCACCCTGATCGAACTGCTCAGCTCCACCGACCGCCCGATCAGCGCGGTCGAACTACGTAACGCATCGCTCGACGATGTCTACCGGTCCCTGGCGGTCAACAATGCTTCTTGA
- a CDS encoding acyl-CoA dehydrogenase family protein encodes MTDSVVLAKDVGVVGDRASARAFVDAHISPYANDFERAGRLPEELLERMSAAGMWAPFLPERFGGAGMDMVTLGHLHEEVGRGCSSVRSLLTVHTMVAWALQRWGSAAQCEQWALPLATGATLGAFCLSEPEAGSDATGIRTSAVESGGGWVLDGVKTWITNGQRADLFLVFARTAGSIGAFLVPRNTPGVEVRPIPEILGTRGSMLGKITFTDVRLGPDALLGPSGFTAGMMLTGTLDLGRYSVAVGSVGIIQACLEACASYTNQRSVGGTTLRNLQLIQAKVSDMVTDVRAARLLCGEAGRLKDAGEAATIMATWVAKYFASTAAAKHASEAVQIHGANGCGPDYPVARLYRDAKVMEIIEGSNEVQRITIAGAAYREMNL; translated from the coding sequence ATGACTGATTCGGTCGTCCTCGCCAAGGATGTCGGCGTGGTTGGCGACCGGGCGTCGGCGCGTGCCTTCGTCGATGCGCACATCTCCCCGTACGCCAACGACTTCGAGCGTGCGGGTCGGCTGCCCGAGGAGCTGCTCGAGCGGATGAGCGCCGCCGGCATGTGGGCGCCGTTCCTGCCCGAGCGGTTCGGCGGCGCCGGCATGGACATGGTGACGTTGGGCCACCTGCACGAAGAGGTGGGTCGCGGTTGCTCCTCGGTCCGCAGCCTGCTCACGGTGCACACCATGGTGGCCTGGGCGCTGCAGCGGTGGGGGAGCGCGGCGCAGTGCGAGCAGTGGGCGCTGCCGCTTGCCACCGGCGCCACCCTCGGGGCGTTCTGCCTGTCCGAGCCTGAGGCCGGCAGCGACGCCACCGGTATCCGGACCAGCGCCGTGGAGTCCGGCGGCGGCTGGGTGCTGGACGGGGTCAAGACCTGGATCACCAATGGCCAGCGGGCCGATCTGTTCCTGGTGTTCGCCCGCACCGCCGGCAGCATCGGCGCCTTTCTGGTGCCGAGGAACACCCCGGGGGTCGAGGTCCGGCCGATTCCGGAGATCCTCGGCACCCGCGGGTCGATGCTCGGCAAGATCACGTTCACCGACGTCCGGCTCGGTCCGGACGCGCTGCTCGGTCCCAGCGGCTTCACCGCCGGCATGATGCTGACCGGCACCCTGGACCTCGGGCGCTACAGCGTGGCGGTCGGCTCGGTCGGGATCATCCAGGCGTGCCTGGAAGCCTGCGCGTCCTACACCAACCAGCGCAGCGTGGGCGGCACGACCCTGCGCAACCTGCAGCTGATCCAAGCCAAGGTCAGCGACATGGTCACCGACGTGCGGGCCGCCCGGCTGCTCTGCGGGGAGGCCGGCCGGCTCAAGGACGCCGGTGAAGCGGCAACCATCATGGCCACCTGGGTGGCGAAGTACTTCGCCTCCACCGCGGCCGCCAAACACGCCTCCGAAGCGGTCCAGATCCATGGCGCGAACGGGTGCGGGCCGGACTACCCGGTCGCGCGCCTGTACCGCGACGCCAAGGTGATGGAAATCATCGAGGGCAGCAACGAAGTCCAGCGGATCACCATCGCTGGCGCGGCATACCGGGAGATGAACCTGTGA
- a CDS encoding ABC transporter permease gives MLLDTPAAAGPMAGLRGSVYRISAITRHNLTIRLRDPGQMISYIVMPMVLMVVLKPLYTRAVEGGAVQVVTGLLVMFSVFAIAIAGNSILVERQWHTWDRLRQSRASATEMLLGKTLPIFAVMLLQQSLLFCYGCLVIGIPWPRSPHYVALAIFVWTFSLLAMGAALATVARSLGELGVISDVGALVLSSLGGALVPLSILPGWAGTLAHISPGYYALSMFQAAVRGDTRDVLVPAAILMGLGLLAGVYAVRRLARGWGRTRLL, from the coding sequence ATGCTTCTTGACACCCCGGCTGCTGCCGGCCCGATGGCCGGCCTGCGTGGCTCGGTCTACCGGATCTCGGCGATCACGCGGCACAACCTGACGATCCGGCTGCGCGACCCGGGCCAGATGATCAGCTACATCGTGATGCCGATGGTCCTGATGGTGGTGCTCAAGCCGCTCTACACCAGGGCGGTCGAGGGCGGCGCGGTGCAGGTGGTCACCGGCCTGCTGGTGATGTTCTCGGTCTTCGCGATCGCCATCGCCGGCAACTCGATCCTGGTCGAGCGGCAGTGGCACACCTGGGACCGGCTGCGCCAGAGCCGCGCCTCGGCGACCGAGATGCTGCTGGGCAAGACCCTTCCGATCTTCGCGGTGATGCTGCTGCAGCAGAGCTTGCTGTTCTGCTACGGCTGCCTGGTCATCGGGATCCCGTGGCCGCGCTCGCCCCACTACGTCGCGCTCGCCATCTTCGTCTGGACCTTCTCCTTGCTGGCCATGGGCGCCGCGCTTGCCACGGTCGCCCGCAGCCTGGGCGAGCTCGGCGTGATCTCGGACGTGGGCGCGCTGGTGCTGAGCTCGCTCGGCGGCGCTCTGGTGCCGTTGAGCATCCTGCCGGGTTGGGCCGGAACGCTGGCCCACATCTCTCCGGGGTACTACGCGCTGTCGATGTTCCAGGCCGCGGTCCGCGGTGACACCCGCGACGTGCTGGTGCCCGCCGCGATCCTGATGGGGCTGGGCCTGCTGGCCGGCGTGTACGCGGTGCGGCGGCTGGCTCGCGGATGGGGCCGAACCCGCCTGCTGTAG
- a CDS encoding HAD-IIIC family phosphatase, protein MSIDQQSTLTPAPPAGKPVRGRIKCIVWDLDNTLWDGVLLEDEAVTLRPWVVERIKRLDEMGILQSVASKNDRAVAMAKLREFGLDEILLYPQINWNAKSSSIQLIAKALNLGLDAFAFVDDQEFERAEVNHVLPALTCVDILELDEALERPDFRPRFLTDESAQRREMYRGQIARDELEEEFVGTNDEFLASLEMCFTLERAKRQDLQRAEELTVRTNQLNSTGHTYSYDELDAVRESPDHLLLVASLTDKLGSYGKIGLALVDKGEKVWKLRMMLMSCRVMSRGVGMVMLNHIMTLAKEAGVALHADFVETGRNRMMQITYAFAGFREVSRDGNLVVLGADLDALQEPPPYVRLEILT, encoded by the coding sequence GTGAGCATTGACCAGCAGAGCACCCTGACTCCTGCCCCACCGGCCGGCAAGCCGGTGCGGGGTCGGATCAAGTGCATCGTGTGGGACCTGGACAACACCCTGTGGGACGGGGTGCTGCTCGAGGACGAGGCGGTCACCCTGCGTCCCTGGGTGGTGGAGCGGATCAAGCGCCTGGATGAGATGGGCATCCTGCAGTCGGTGGCGAGCAAGAACGACCGCGCGGTGGCGATGGCCAAGCTGCGGGAGTTCGGTCTCGATGAGATCCTGCTGTACCCGCAGATCAACTGGAACGCCAAGTCCAGCTCGATCCAGCTGATCGCCAAGGCGCTCAACCTGGGCCTGGACGCGTTCGCCTTCGTCGATGACCAGGAGTTCGAGCGCGCCGAGGTCAACCACGTGTTGCCCGCCCTGACCTGCGTGGACATCCTGGAGCTGGACGAGGCACTGGAGCGCCCGGACTTCCGGCCCCGCTTCCTCACCGACGAGTCGGCCCAGCGGCGCGAGATGTACCGCGGCCAGATCGCCCGGGACGAGCTGGAGGAGGAGTTCGTCGGCACCAACGACGAGTTCCTGGCCAGCCTGGAGATGTGCTTCACCCTCGAGCGCGCCAAGCGGCAGGACCTGCAGCGCGCCGAGGAGCTCACGGTGCGCACCAACCAGCTGAACTCCACCGGGCACACCTACTCCTACGACGAGCTCGACGCCGTGCGCGAGTCGCCGGATCACCTGTTGCTGGTCGCCTCGCTCACCGACAAGCTCGGCAGCTACGGCAAGATCGGGCTCGCGCTGGTGGACAAGGGCGAGAAGGTCTGGAAGCTGCGGATGATGCTGATGTCGTGCCGGGTGATGTCGCGCGGCGTGGGCATGGTGATGCTGAACCACATCATGACCCTGGCCAAGGAAGCCGGCGTCGCCCTGCACGCCGACTTCGTCGAGACCGGCCGCAACCGGATGATGCAGATCACCTATGCCTTCGCGGGCTTTCGCGAGGTGAGCCGGGACGGCAACCTGGTGGTGCTGGGCGCTGACCTCGACGCGTTGCAGGAGCCGCCGCCCTACGTCCGGCTCGAGATCCTCACGTGA